TCGTGGCGGATGAGCACCTGCCCCGCTACCGCACCACCAGCGAAGCGGTGGCTTATTTGAAGGTGGCCGAAGGCTGCGACTACCGCTGCGCCTTCTGCATCATTCCGCACCTGCGCGGCGATCAACGCTCCCGCACGATCGAGAGCATCGTGGCTGAAGCCCAGCAGCTGGCAGCCCAGGGGGTGAAGGAACTGGTGCTGATCAGCCAGATCACCACCAACTACGGCCTCGACCTAGCCGGCAAACCGCAGCTGGCGGAGCTGCTGCGGGCCCTGGGCGAAGTGGAGATCCCCTGGATCCGCGTGCATTACGCCTATCCCACCGGTCTCACCGAAGCGGTGCTCGAGGCCTACCGCGACGTGCCAAACGTGCTGCCCTACCTCGATCTGCCGCTGCAACACAGCCATCCGGAGGTGCTGCGGGCGATGAACCGCCCCTGGCAGGCGGATGTGACCGGTGGCGTGTTGCGCCGCATCCGTGAGCAGCTGCCCGATGCGGTGCTGCGCACCACCTTCATCGTGGGCTTCCCCGGGGAAACCGAGGAGCACTTCCAGCATCTGCTCGATTTCGTGGCCGAGCAGCGCTTTGATCACGTGGGCGTGTTCACCTTCTCGCCAGAAGAAGGCACCCCCGCCGCTGATCTGCCGAACCAGGTGCCCGCCGAGGTGGCAGCCGAGCGCAAAGACCGCCTGATGGCGCTGCAACAACCGATCGCCGCCGAGCGCAACGCGGCCTGGGTGGGCCGGATCGTGGATGTGCTGATCGAACAAGAGAACCCCAGCAGCGGCGAGATGAT
The sequence above is drawn from the Synechococcus sp. HK05 genome and encodes:
- the rimO gene encoding 30S ribosomal protein S12 methylthiotransferase RimO, with amino-acid sequence MSQSTAASTAAPSSKPTVAFAHLGCEKNRVDTEHMLGLLAQAGYGVSADETDANVVVVNTCSFIQDAREESVRTLVELAEQGKELIIAGCLAQHFQDELLESLPEAKAIVGTGDYQHIVSVLERVEAGERVKQVSANPTFVADEHLPRYRTTSEAVAYLKVAEGCDYRCAFCIIPHLRGDQRSRTIESIVAEAQQLAAQGVKELVLISQITTNYGLDLAGKPQLAELLRALGEVEIPWIRVHYAYPTGLTEAVLEAYRDVPNVLPYLDLPLQHSHPEVLRAMNRPWQADVTGGVLRRIREQLPDAVLRTTFIVGFPGETEEHFQHLLDFVAEQRFDHVGVFTFSPEEGTPAADLPNQVPAEVAAERKDRLMALQQPIAAERNAAWVGRIVDVLIEQENPSSGEMIGRCARFAPEVDGEVRVLPGEGGLCAAPGTMVPVRITAADTYDLIGEVVGARAMVSDALAALQAEA